In a single window of the Phaeobacter sp. G2 genome:
- a CDS encoding helix-turn-helix domain-containing protein → MLTIGTLAKRTGTKVQTIRYYETIGLMPEPERTEGGQRRYGQAELDRLGFVRHGRQLGFSLEAIRELLDLADNPAQSCADADSIAQRQLKQVEDRIARLQALQIELKRMISDCGHHSVAECRVLEVLRDHTECLTDHEHTGQDHRGHDPIGT, encoded by the coding sequence ATGCTGACCATTGGAACCCTGGCCAAACGCACTGGCACCAAGGTGCAGACCATTCGCTACTATGAGACCATCGGCCTGATGCCGGAACCCGAGCGCACCGAAGGCGGCCAGCGGCGCTATGGCCAGGCCGAGCTGGACCGGCTGGGGTTTGTCCGTCATGGGCGGCAGTTGGGGTTTTCGCTGGAGGCCATACGTGAGTTGCTGGATCTGGCGGACAATCCGGCGCAGTCCTGTGCCGATGCGGATTCTATTGCACAGCGACAGTTGAAACAGGTGGAGGACCGCATCGCCAGGCTGCAGGCGCTGCAGATCGAGCTGAAGCGGATGATCAGCGACTGCGGCCATCATTCGGTGGCGGAATGCCGGGTGCTGGAGGTGCTGCGAGACCACACAGAGTGCCTGACGGATCACGAACACACGGGCCAGGATCACAGAGGTCACGACCCCATTGGCACCTGA